In the Gossypium arboreum isolate Shixiya-1 chromosome 10, ASM2569848v2, whole genome shotgun sequence genome, one interval contains:
- the LOC108471770 gene encoding uncharacterized protein LOC108471770, with product MASSGFSPAAPPVFNGEGFHIWIVKMRTYLQAFDPWEVFNTDVEPAPLRANPTVAQIRQHADERTKRIMACETPKQARDKLKEEFQGTERTRQQQLLNLRRDFENLKMKEEETVKQYSDRIIAWANSIRLLGEQFSEARIVEKVLSTLPERHEAKISSLEDSRDLATISLIELINALYAQEQRRASRMEEHQEDSVKDLVIQRPDAVCQHYKKKGHVERVCKEKGRPSQNQPQHKGKEARVAEDSSDHEEHVFAISCLAGQGKGSKGWLLDSGCTNRMSPDVTIFKTLDKSCKTRVKIRNGQFIKAEGKGDVLICTSTGDKVITNVLLVPEIDRNLLSIAQLLERG from the exons ATGGCTTCATCAGGTTTTTCTCCTGCAGCACCACCAGTTTTTAATGGTGAGGGATTCCACATTTGGATTGTCAAAATGAGGACTTACCTACAGGCCTTCGATCCGTGGGAAGTTTTCAACACTGATGTCGAGCCAGCTCCACTTCGAGCCAATCCCACAGTGGCTCAAATCAGACAGCATGCAGATGAGAGGACCAAAAG AATTATGGCTTGTGAGACTCCCAAGCAAGCCCGGGACAAGCTCAAGGAGGAGTTCCAAGGCACTGAAAGAACAAGGCAGCAGCAGTTGTTGAATTTGAGGagagattttgaaaatttgaagatgaaggaaGAAGAGACAGTGAAACAGTACTCAGACAGGATAATAGCTTGGGCCAACAGCATAAGGTTGCTAGGAGAACAGTTTAGTGAGGCAAGGATTGTGGAAAAGGTGCTCTCAACATTGCCTGAAAGACATGAGGCTAAGATCTCATCCTTGGAGGATTCGAGAGACCTTGCAACCATCTCCCTAATTGAGCTTATCAATGCTCTTTATGCTCAGGAGCAAAGGAGAGCCAGCAGAATGGAAGAGCACCAGGAAG ATTCTGTAAAAGACCTGGTCATCCAGAGGCCAGATGCTGTGTGTCAACACTACAAGAAAAAGGGCCATGTTGAAAGGGTCTGCAAAGAAAAAGGCAGACCTAGCCAAAACCAACCACAACACAAGGGTAAAGAAGCTCGAGTGGCTGAAGACAGTAGTGACCATGAAGAGCATGTCTTTGCTATATCATGTTTAGCTGGTCAAGGCAAAGGCTCAAAAGGGTGGTTGCTGGACAGTGGCTGTACCAACCGCATGTCACCAGATGTAACAATCTTCAAAACCTTGGATAAAAGCTGCAAAACCAGGGTGAAAATTAGGAATGGTCAGTTCATCAAGGCTGAAGGCAAAGGAGATGTGCTAATATGCACTTCCACAGGAGACAAAGTCATCACAAATGTGCTGCTGGTACCTGAGATTGATAGGAACCTTCTTAGCATTGCTCAACTGCTTGAAAGGGGCTAA